ATCGATTTGCTCGGCGTGACGAGGCAGGGACGGCTGGTCGTCATCGAGCTGAAGGCATCCGAGGATTTGCAGCTTCCGATGCAGGCCGTGGATTACTGGCTGCGCGTGCGGCGGCACCTCGCGGAAGGAGATTTCCATTCATTCGGCTATTTCAGCGGCATCGAACTTCGCGCAGACGCTCCGCTCATCTGGCTTGCGGCGCCGAGCTTGCGATTCCATCCCTCGAACGAAACCGTATTGAGGTATCTCTCGCCGGAAATTCAGGTGACCAGGATCGGTGTGAGCGAAAACTGGCGGCGCGGGTTGCGGGTCGTCCTGCGGCAGTAATTTCCCGCCTTCGGAAAGTTCACTGAAAAGAAGAAGGGAAGCAGCGTTTGGTTTCCCAAAGCCACTTCCCGGGGTGTGTCCTAGAGTGTTTGATTATATAGATGCTCGGAGAAATGAAAGGTTGCAAATGGAGCGCCGGAATTTTACCGGAGTGGAAGCATCGGGTGATGACCCGTCCCGAAGTCAGTAAAACAAATACTTGCGCCACTTCTCGTCCTTATGGCCGATGAGGCGCATAAGCTGACGGGAAGTGTGCAGAGTAAAGGGCCGCGGGCGCCGCGCGAGCTTCAACCCGGCTTCTTCAGGCGTACGATCACCCTTGCGGTTGTTGCATTCGTAGCAGCAGGCGACCAAATTCTCCCAGGACGAACGGCCACCGCGTGAGCGGGGCACGACGTGGTCCAGCGTCAAATCTGAGGCGGAAAATATGCGGCCGCAGAACTGACAGGTATTGCGGTCGCGCAGGAGAATATTTTTTCTCGACAACGCGCGGCTTTGCTGCGGGATGTGGCGATACGTCAGCAGGCGAATCACGGAGGGGACGGAGATGGATTTGGTGGTGGAGTGGACTTCGCCCGACTGAGTTTCTTCCGCCTGAGCGACGCCCTTGAGCATCAGTACGAGGGCACGCCGCACGGCCGTGACGTTGATTGGCTCGAAGGTGGCGTTAAGAACCAGCACTGGAGCCTGCATCAAAGACGGGCGGCGAACACCCGCGGAGGAATCCCGCATCGGGAGTTCCGCGCCGATAGA
The genomic region above belongs to Candidatus Acidiferrales bacterium and contains:
- a CDS encoding HNH endonuclease → MRDSSAGVRRPSLMQAPVLVLNATFEPINVTAVRRALVLMLKGVAQAEETQSGEVHSTTKSISVPSVIRLLTYRHIPQQSRALSRKNILLRDRNTCQFCGRIFSASDLTLDHVVPRSRGGRSSWENLVACCYECNNRKGDRTPEEAGLKLARRPRPFTLHTSRQLMRLIGHKDEKWRKYLFY